The genomic window TCGGCGTGGGTTCGTTCGCCGGCCTGGCGCTGGACGCGGCCGAGCGGATCGCCGAGCAGGGTTACGGCGTCACGGTCGTCGACCCGCGCTGGGTCCGCCCGGTGCCGATCGAGCTGACCGGCCTCGCCGCTCAGCACCGGCTGGTGGTGACGGTGGAGGACGGCGTGCGTGCCGGTGGTGTCGGTGACGCGGTGGCGAGTGCGCTGCGCGACGCGGGAGTCGCCACACCGCTGCGTGATTTCGGGGTTCCGGTCGGGTTCCACCCGTTCGGCACCCGCGCTCAGATCCTGGGCGACCTGGGCCTGACCGCGCAGGACGTGGCCCGCGAGGTGACCGCGGCGGTGTCGCGCCTGGAGTCAGGCGAGGTCCGCGTCTGACGTAGTGGGCGATTCCGTTACTCAACCGTTACCTTTAACGGATGGGAGCGGACCGCGTCATCGTCATCGACCTCGGTCTCGACCGGGGCGAGCCGGAGAGTTACACCCGGCCGGGGCGGCGCACCACGCCGCTCTGGTTCGGGCCGGCGATCCTCGCCGTGCTGCTCCTGTTTACCGTCACCGGCTCGGTGCCACCACCCGGCCCGCCGCTGACCGCGTTGTTACGTCTCCCGATCGGGCCGGGTGACCCCTTCACCACCAGCGGCGATCGGCTGCTGATCCAGACGGCCGGCGAACTGAGCGCCTACGACCTGGAGTCCGGGGCCCGCGAGTGGCGGGTCGCCCAGCAGATCCCGGTCTACCGGCTGCGCACCGGCGGCGGCGTGCTGCTGCTGCGCCCGTGGGCGCCCGGCCGGTCCGAGCCGGGCACCACCGCGCTCTCCGTGGTCGACGGCGAACAACGCTGGCACAACGGCCGTAACGTGATCTCCTTCCCCGGCAGTGGGCTGATGGTCGCGGTCGAAGGGGTGCGCAGCGTCTACGGCACCGGCCGCCGGGTGGAGAAATCAGTCGAGGTGATCGACCCGCCGACCGGGTTCGCCCGCTGGCGGCTGTGGGTGCCGTCGACGGCGGTGCTGCTCGGGATTCCCGGCCGGGACGGCGGCCCGGCCCGGATGATGCTGATCCGCGACGATCTGATCGCCCAGCTCTACGACGTCGGCACCGGCGCCTTGCTGGCCCAGCGGAAACTGCCGGCGTCCGGCTACGACCCGGAGAACCCGGTGGTGGCTGGTGGGCTGGTGCTGGTGCGGCATCCGGGGCCGTCCGGGATGGAGATGTCGGCCTACCACCCGGAGACGCTGCGGCCGCTGTGGACGAAACCGGCCGGGAGCATCCGGGAGATCCGGGTGTGCGGGCGGCTGGCCTGTGTGATCGGGCTGGACGGGGTGCGGATGATCGACCCGGCCACCGGCGGCGAACTCTGGCACCGGCCGGGCTGGCGCCGGGTCGAGGAGTCCGGCGGGCAGCTCGTGGCGTACGCGGACGGGCCGGACTCCCCGGCCGGTGTGGTGGACCCGGAGACCGGTGCGGTGCTCGTCGACCTGACCGGCTGGCGGCCGGTGCCCGGTGTCACGGCCGGCGAGGGCCTGCTGGTGGTCCGGGAGATCGGTCCCGGCCCGCGTACCATGATCGGGGTCGCGGCTCCGGGGATGGCCAGGCCACGCCTGCTCGCCGAGCTTCCCACCGGGACGGGGGAGTGTCAGAGCGTTCCGGAGCGGCTGATCTGCCGGTCGATGTACGGCGAGCTGATCGTCTGGGCGTACCGTTCCGGGTCCTGACGCCGACATCCGGGAGGGCCGTGACGTGACGCTGATCGAACTGGATCGCGACACCCCGCTCGATCCCGACGCCGGCCGGATCCCTCCGCCCCGCCTCTACCGGCCGTTGGGCCTGCTGATCGTGCTGGTCCTGACCGTGCTGGTGGGCGGTGCGGCGCCCCGCTCCGGCACGCTCTGGCAGTACCTGGGCGTGATCCCGCCGACCGCCGGCATCGACACCCCCATCCAGCTCGCCGGCGGGCGCCTCTTCACGGTCGTGCCGGCTGGTGGCCGGCGCATCCTGACCGCCTGGGCGCCGCCGCCGGCCCCGGCCAAGCTGTGGAGCACGGAACTGCCCTCCGCCACCGCCGCCGACGTGTCCACCCCGGTTCCGGTCTCGGTCCGGCAGAACGGCGACCTCGTGCTGGTCACGGTGGAGACGACGACGACCGTGCTGGAGAGCGGCACCGGCCGGATCCGGTGGATGATCGGATCCCGGGTCACCACGGCCGGGAACGGAACCGTCGCGACAGTGGCGCGGATCTTCCGGCCGGGCACCCTCTACGACCAGGAGTCCGGCGCCCCGGGGAGGCTGTACTTCTCGGCCGACGGGCAGCCGCACACCGAACCGCCGATCCGGACCGAGGTGCGCGGTATCGACCTGGCCACCGGCGGGGTGCTGTGGACCGCCGAGACGGCCGGGTCGGTCACCGCCGACGCGGTGCCCGGCGACCGGCCCGGTCTGCTGATCACCTCCTCGGACCGGCTGACCCTGCGGGACGCCCGGACCGGCGCGGTGCTGCGCGAGACCGCGCTGCCGGGGGCGTCCAGCAGCGAGACGATCGGGGACGTGGCAGTGGTCGGCTTCGACGAGGCGGGAAAGCAGAGCGGGTACGACACCGGGACGCTCGATCTGCTCTGGACCCGGGACCTGCCTGCCGATCTCGACCCGCCGTCGTGTGCCGGACTGCTCTGCGCGGGCAGCCGGGAGGCGACCACGGTGCTGGACCCGCGCACCGGCCGGCCCGCCTGGAGGCTGGGCGCCGCGGCTGACCTGGACGTCCGGGCCGACTACGTGCTGGACACCGATCCGTCCAGCGGCGACCCGATGCGGCTGCTGGACCCGGCGACCGGAAACCCCCGGGTCGACCTGACCGGCTGGTCCGGCGTGGTGGACAGTTCCGCTGCTCACACCCTGGTGCTGCGGCGCGACAGTCAGGACGGTGGCCAGGTCTTCGGGGTGGTGCCGGCCGGGCATCCCGAGGTGTACACGCTCGGGGTGGCCGATCTCGACAGTCCGGAATGCGGGGCCGACGACCGGTACGTGGTCTGCCGGGACGTACAGGGGCTGCGGATCTGGACGTATCGCAGGTGAGGCCGTCGGCGCGACAATGAGGCGGTGCGCGAAGCCGTCATCGAGCTCGGTGAGGTCCCGTCCGCCGGGTCGGGCGAACCGGACCCGGTCCGGCCGCGTGGCTCGCTGCCGTACCGCTGGGTGGTGGCTCCGCTCGCCGTCGCCCTGACCGTCGCCCTCGGCGGTGCCGGACCGCCGCCCCGGCCACCACCGGAGCCACTGACCCTGTCGGTGACGTTGAGTGACTCGGTGCGGGTGGCGGGCGGGCGGGTCCACGTGATCGGGCCGGGGGAGAAGGCCGAGGGGCGGCCGCGGAGCCGCCGGTTGATGCGGTA from Actinoplanes derwentensis includes these protein-coding regions:
- a CDS encoding outer membrane protein assembly factor BamB family protein — its product is MGADRVIVIDLGLDRGEPESYTRPGRRTTPLWFGPAILAVLLLFTVTGSVPPPGPPLTALLRLPIGPGDPFTTSGDRLLIQTAGELSAYDLESGAREWRVAQQIPVYRLRTGGGVLLLRPWAPGRSEPGTTALSVVDGEQRWHNGRNVISFPGSGLMVAVEGVRSVYGTGRRVEKSVEVIDPPTGFARWRLWVPSTAVLLGIPGRDGGPARMMLIRDDLIAQLYDVGTGALLAQRKLPASGYDPENPVVAGGLVLVRHPGPSGMEMSAYHPETLRPLWTKPAGSIREIRVCGRLACVIGLDGVRMIDPATGGELWHRPGWRRVEESGGQLVAYADGPDSPAGVVDPETGAVLVDLTGWRPVPGVTAGEGLLVVREIGPGPRTMIGVAAPGMARPRLLAELPTGTGECQSVPERLICRSMYGELIVWAYRSGS
- a CDS encoding outer membrane protein assembly factor BamB family protein → MTLIELDRDTPLDPDAGRIPPPRLYRPLGLLIVLVLTVLVGGAAPRSGTLWQYLGVIPPTAGIDTPIQLAGGRLFTVVPAGGRRILTAWAPPPAPAKLWSTELPSATAADVSTPVPVSVRQNGDLVLVTVETTTTVLESGTGRIRWMIGSRVTTAGNGTVATVARIFRPGTLYDQESGAPGRLYFSADGQPHTEPPIRTEVRGIDLATGGVLWTAETAGSVTADAVPGDRPGLLITSSDRLTLRDARTGAVLRETALPGASSSETIGDVAVVGFDEAGKQSGYDTGTLDLLWTRDLPADLDPPSCAGLLCAGSREATTVLDPRTGRPAWRLGAAADLDVRADYVLDTDPSSGDPMRLLDPATGNPRVDLTGWSGVVDSSAAHTLVLRRDSQDGGQVFGVVPAGHPEVYTLGVADLDSPECGADDRYVVCRDVQGLRIWTYRR